Within the Ostrinia nubilalis chromosome 12, ilOstNubi1.1, whole genome shotgun sequence genome, the region TGTCCCCGTTAGGTTTTGGGGTCAGAAATATTTTGGATACAAATTGATTCTGAGTGTTTTTGCATTCAATTATTGCacctaatttttttaaattatttatagccTCTAGCATAGCTATTTTTTCGGAGTATGAAAAAGTATTTTGAGGAGTATCGCACTGCCTAACAGGTGATTCAAAAGGTATAGTATAGCCATTTTTGATCCAATCGAGTACAACCTTGTTGCTCGTGATTTTTTGCCAACAATCAAAGAAATAGGTAAGTCTACCCGCATGTACCTGCGCTAGTGGTGACTCTGAGCCGGGACACGCGCTTTCTCCTGGGGAGTTGCACGTTGCGGCTGCGTCGTCGACGCTACATATGGGCGCCGAGGTGCTGACGTCGTCTGCTTCCTGTAGCCTCCCCGTCCGCCCCTGCTCGCTGGCGGGTATCGAGGAGGCGCGGTCCAGTTTCCCTGATAGGGCCCAGGTCGACTGCTTGACGACGAAGCCGCAGACTTTTGAGGTTTCGATGCCGACTTTTTGATTTGAAGGCCCTGTTTTTCTATTGCCTTTGCAGCTTTTATTTTGTCCGATAATGAGGATCCAAATAATGTTTCATCTCTTTCAGATTCATTAATCATATGCAGGATAGATTTGTCTAAACTGGGCGTGATAAGCTTTACCCGGTTCTTTGACATTAAGTTGTGAGAATCGCACAAAAGTCGGCAGCCGTTACTAAGATGTTTCATCGCTAGGATCTTATTGTCACTTTTTAAGAGGATATCCAGGCCTCTGTTGATGGCCGTGATCCCAAGACCAAGTTGTTGTTGAGAAGTGGCAAGTGTTTTATCGCGGTTGCGAACCATATCTGGGACGGCAGCGGAAATCTCCGCGTTCAATTTTGGCGCCTGTAGAAGTCTACAATTATCCGGAACTAAATAGTCCTTTAATACTTTGTCTTTGCTATCTTTTGGCATTCCTTTTTTCAGTAAAGGAAGCcataattttgataaattatcaTGGATATTTTCTCCATACTCGGGTGTATCTGACGTGAATTCACCAAGAGCCGATAAAAGTTCAGGGTCCAGCTCGTTCTCGACCGAGGGCTCGGCTTGCGTGCTGGGACCCGGTTGGTCATTATTCGAGTCGACGTTGTCGATAGGTTCCTGCACAGTGGCTGGTACTAATATTTCCGGTGCCATAGTTATTTGTTCCGGTTCCGGAATAATATCATTCTCGTCGTCGATGGTTCGTACGGGAGGTtcaaaatctaaaattaaattagcaatTTTAAATGTAGgtccaaaaaataaataaaaaggccTTATGTAGGTAGGCGATAAAAATAACTCGAAAAACTTTACATTGGTTTTTCGGTTTTGAATTTGCAGATGAAcgatacatttattttaaatgcaacaTATTTTCTGCTTGGTTGTCATCGTTCAAGACTCGCAGTCTAGCCCGATGCAGAAATAAGGTCGTTATTTATCTACTTTGCGTTTTGGTAAATGTCAAAGTTATTGACCCGCAGTCAATCCCAGAGCATTCCAAAGCGAAAAAATTTATTCAATAAACACTATTCACTAATTAAAGATAACGAccaatttaaaaagtaataactttgCTTACCTTCATCATTCGATTCCGATGATAAATTCAAAGGAGGAATTGATATGTTTCGACGATATTCACGTTCCtctaattttcttattttcctTGCGTAATGTTCAATACGTTCCCGCGCACTTCTTTTGGGCATGATGAGCGGGCTTGAGGTGTACGTGCGAACGTTACCGAGTACAACACAGGAATGAACAGCGCGCCGACATGGCGACGGCAGACTGAGTAAACCGGAAGTAAGCGGGTAGtcagttaaatacttttttatttgaatctCTAAAATCTGTGTGAATGTTGCCTGGTAAACAGGGGGACTACGTTGTAATTATATCATATCTGAAGGATGAAGCGAAGAAATATAATACATTTCTATGTGTACTTAAGTACTTATTTCATAAAGTCACCTTTGGAGGTTGattctaatataaataaaggCACGGTAACACACTATAATTATGTGATggtaatattaaattaactgaattaaaatgtaattattacattaaaatataaatattaccaTGTGTACCTTAGTGTAACCAAGATGCTTTATCCACGTgataaatatgtattaattGTACACACAGTCATTATGTAGATATTACAAATAGAAAATTCGAGTTATTTAgtactataaaataaattatttatttaatattttaaataaacaacttgaaaaaaatcaaactgctTAATGCGGGAATCGAGCCCACGACCTTTCTAAGtgtcagttggaagagcagtcgcctggcaagcgaaaggtcgtgggttggatcccgccttaggcagttcgattttttcaagttgtttatttaaaatttagtttgagaagctcTCATAGCTAAGAAGTTTTATTACGGTTAAATCTTTAATACCTAGACATAAAATAGTAATAGCCAATATTTAAAAGACTATTTTGGAAGTCTTTAAAATACTGGAATATAGGCAACTCAAATATTATGGACCACTATTATagggggaattataaaacgagcgactaaaaaaaactttgcgactgatgatggcatactcttttaataccttgagcggtatgaatttgagtaagcgaaaaatttaccaaactaacgacgaatattgatcaataataaaatccagaacgagcttacaaaatgtgggttttgattattacatttcagacataaaaatactatccgggcgactaaattactaagtgagcgactagaaatacagagagggcaactttaatatgaagatacattagatttttctaattgaggttttactgaacgaacaacaaaaaagttaattccaagcaaagttttgtgagctgctttattaatgattattggttattgatattatatttgaggtctcatgttttttattttgatactctttattaatgaaaactacagattgttacagcgcgcgaattcgaatgggggcggggcgactgtcccgaatttttaacaaaatatgtatgcaaacacgttttgggtctagcaattcggctcaaactaacaacaccgccactggaagctattggacaaaaaagaaaacgaggccggcccgctaagtccaagccagcacttatcatacagtgacgatgagttcgttcgttcgttcgttttcagccaaatgacgtccactgctggacaaaggcctcccccaaggttttccacaatgaacggtcctgcgctgcccgcatccaggctcttcccgcgaccttcaccagatcgtcggtccacctagtaggaggcctgcccacgctacgtcttccagcccagacgatgagtaggtaccttattaataagattactttttttttggttgacagaagcgacttattttattttgtttttttttttgttgattcgatttaagaaaatacaaatttatttcatttttcgtaatacattgtttcatttgattacctacccttaaattttaatgatttatttttttcgctactagaatagtgttccgtcaaatatttatttcataagatcattttttatttaaatgtgggctcataatacgctgctcataatagtatttttcaaagtagtttttgcattcgaaacacttcattaaagttaaaaataccgctcagtataaaaaaagcatttgccaaatattgaaaaaaatgcaggacctaacgttgacactcaatcaaatattaggtcgctcaaatattatgaagcttctcattttgtattttaaggaactcaattttttttgtaagttgctgttcttttgatttttcgtcactcgcactcagtcgctcacttagtaattctttagcccacattaattatttttgacacttacaacataaaggacattgtcagaaaccgcctaaaaaaccgcccaaaaacattaacccatcataattattttctattttttttaatacattaagcaccctttcattctaatggacacttaagcattgaaaaattaaataaataagtcttttaacgtttattctataatactattacaacttccggacgttttggtgcgtggcatggtctaaaacctatcaagttccataatttttgccgataaaatctgtacgaggcattaccgtactttattgctgggagtccatgtatagtgatgttcctgcggccatcatagacaataaaatatcgattttgaaaataaaataaatcgattaaactgctttgaagactagatttgcgttaaaagctaaaaagatattgacagtttgacactattacaagaagatatctaaagtgtccaactggtcgaaggtcgtaaataaaataaaaataattaggaccataaactgatattcatggtatcataactgtaaaagtgtcagaatccgatgttgaatccaatgccagttgaagtgtgagaaacatatatattttttttttatgtgacaggaggcaaatgagcagacggatcacctgatatcaacctagtatagttgccagtctctcataatctatgccaatgagggttttcgcgattgaaaaatccgccagatggcaatacgtagacgtgaggtccaaatgctgcatgattggttatttttgacatgacattgacagatatccaccaatcatgcagcatttggacctcgcgtctacgtattgccatctcgcggatttttcaatcgcgaaaaccctcattcatagcacatgtataataatagaccaaatgaacttttatagattgtgaaagagaagataaagattttattattttattaaaatcttgccacgaggtagtttttcagtagaaaccaggattggataatcgctacaggcaagtatcagaacattttataaatatttttaatcgattatatccatgtgaatcgttttaataaattgtcattttactttttcaattaaaactttttcaatccctagtcttgtcaaactgtcataatgtcaacaaattataaatgtcacgtcagttgactcaatttcagtcttct harbors:
- the LOC135076523 gene encoding uncharacterized protein LOC135076523, which codes for MPKRSARERIEHYARKIRKLEEREYRRNISIPPLNLSSESNDEDFEPPVRTIDDENDIIPEPEQITMAPEILVPATVQEPIDNVDSNNDQPGPSTQAEPSVENELDPELLSALGEFTSDTPEYGENIHDNLSKLWLPLLKKGMPKDSKDKVLKDYLVPDNCRLLQAPKLNAEISAAVPDMVRNRDKTLATSQQQLGLGITAINRGLDILLKSDNKILAMKHLSNGCRLLCDSHNLMSKNRVKLITPSLDKSILHMINESERDETLFGSSLSDKIKAAKAIEKQGLQIKKSASKPQKSAASSSSSRPGPYQGNWTAPPRYPPASRGGRGGYRKQTTSAPRRPYVASTTQPQRATPQEKARVPAQSHH